From the genome of Oryza glaberrima chromosome 1, OglaRS2, whole genome shotgun sequence:
GTAGgtatgatgatttttttaatatgaggTTTTGCCTGAATGTTTTATGTTATTTTTTGtagtatgtatttttttactcTGGATCTCGTAGTATATTTATTTATCACCcatcacacacacatacactaTGCTAGTCATTTTCATATCTGCGTATCAAACATTTAGCATCTTGTATTCATCATATTCCCTGTAATTGTTATTTTTCAGGAAAAACCTCAAATGTTCCAGTTTGTTCCAAGTGAAAAGCAGGTTTGTGCTGAAATATTTCAGTTTTGCATAAATTTGAACGTGCCATTTAGAGGCTATTACCTTTTCCATTATAGGTTAAGGCTGCCAATAAGCTCTTAAAGTCTCTTCCTCAAaggagaagaaggaaaaaacTTGATGGTGTCCCCGTCTTTAGTGCTCAAAACTTAAATATTGCCGTGGCAACGAATGATGGAATTAGATGGTATGGATTGAATTCTTGATATTTTTTACTGTTTCTTTGAGAAGAataagcaattatatatttttccacAGATGTTCATTATAAGCTTCATTTTCCTATGAACTGACAGCATTGTGAACCAAACAACATTGATTTATTCTTTATTCTTAAACGTTACTCAACATTAGGTGCTGATTTCTGTCAAATGCCAAAATGTTTGGATTACTTATACTTGATCAACTAAAATGTTATCTTGTATTCGTGGATTCTTCAGTGAAGTTCCATTTGCCATCTATAGCAGTTCTTGTTCGGAGTGGATGCTTCTATTTGGTGATAGGAAAGAAAGCATAGGAGATCCTTTAGGTGTATTCAGTATTTGTTTGAAAGCACAATATGAATTCTGCTGCTGATCACAATTTCAGGTATACACcatatttttttgataaaaactTGTTGGACAATATTCTTGAAGCTTCAATGGATCAACATTTTCACTCAATGGTCCAAAATCGCCACACACGGCGTAGGAGAGATATTGTTGATGATAGTTTGACATCTGAAATGATGGAAGAAAGTGCAGACAGTTTCCTTGAGCCCCCAGAGGTAATATGATCATTAGCTATGCACGAGATGTCTCCAACCTCTTCTACAATTTTTTTGGTCCCCTCAAATTGCTAGGAAATGTTGATGTAGGTACAAGAGTTGATGAATGAGATTGGTCCAGTTGGGATACCGCTAAATGTTGTAACAAAAGCAGCGGAGAttcaatttcttgatgttgttGATAAAATGCTTCTAGGAAATAAGTGGTTGAGAAAAGCTACTGGCATACAGCCACAATTCCCCTATGTCGTTGATTCATTTGAAGAAAGGTGCATCCTCAATGCATGTTTAAATTATTTAACGCCTCttacattttttaatatagaagTGCTTCGTTGATTGCTATTAACTTGAGGGAGATTAACGGCCAAGCTGATTTAGATTGGTCATGAAATActtctatgattttttttaacatgtttgaATTTAGTTTTAACTACACGTACCCTGGTTATCACATATTTAAAATAAGCTGCTTCTAGTAGCTCAGTAGCTTGATGACCTTGTTTAGTGTACAGAGAAGGTTGTTGAAAAACTGAGATCttgagaagaggagagaaaaaatggTTAACTTGATTATTGGAGACCTAAAAAATAATCAAACTTCCTGAGATACTGAAACAAATTATTTAACCTGTTATTTTCTTGTGTGAATACTCATTGATAGCCTACACTAATTTAACTAGCTCATCAGTATCTGTTAGTTCTACCTTTTGCTTCATTCATGCCTTTCTCTTGTTTTATTCACTCTCAGGACTGCTGCTGCAATTGACAGGGCTGCTACTGCCAGTAGTAGTTTTACTGCTTCAAAGGATGCTGATTGCTTCCAAATTAGTAAACAACCAGAAACTTTGGAGTCAGACGTTGATAACAGCAACCGTGGAAAACATGAAAACTCAAATAATGGCCAATCTCACTTCCCATTTAGCAACCTGCTTCCTAATATATGGCCAGGTCATGATAGAAGTTTCAAAGCACAAGGAAGAGACAGAGCATTCAGAAGGTctgttcttcctcatctttcCCTTCCCTCTTGCTGTCATGCACATGAAGTGTACACTCTATGAATCATGTTTCTATACAATAGCCTCAATTTTGGTTTTGTGCTTTGGTTGTACTTTGTTTGTTTAATGTTTATCATAATCTATTTAATAAGTCGCTTTGTTTATTTGTATAATCTttcttatggttatatttatgcACAAATTTTCAAATCATCTTTGTTTGATGAACAGATGTGATGCCAGCATCAACAATGATTTACAAGCCAACCCACTTCTCCCCAAAATCACGATGGTTGGTATCTCAATGGGCGAAGGTGGACAGATGAGCAAAGCCAACTTGAAGAAAACAATGGAAGACTTGACTAAAGAGTTAGAACAAGCAGGCGAGAAGACTATCTTTAGCGACGAGAAAGACCCACTCTTTGTTGCCAACGTTGGCGATTACTCAAGGATAACTAAGATTAGCTCTACATGAGACTGATGAAGTGCTCCTGGTCCACATTGCAGCTTATGCACTTCGCACATACTGAATTTCTAACAAAACCAGCCATGATAGTCAATGTTACAATGCTAATCTGGAAGAACAGGTTATAGTTCTGTAAATGTATATTACCACTTCCTAGGATTTCCAGGTCTGGTAAATCTGTATATTGCCACTTCTAGGATTTCCGGATATACTTTGGTGTCATATGGTGGCTGTGTGCATAGAATTTTTTATCAATGTATGTAGAGCAGAGTCCAGAAAGCaagaaaatatgttttgttttctgaattAGTTATGTACTAGATGGTGAGTGAATATATAGCATTGGAACAGCATATTCTTTAGTTCTGTTCTTAGCTTGGCTGGAGAAATGCATTAAGGTGCTTCCTTTCAGTAGCTGGATAGCATCTGTGTGTGTATTATGTGCTTCCTTTCAGAGCGTGTGCATCCCATGATGGGTGGTGTCGAGATAGATGCGAAATCGTCACTCAGAGCAAGAATACGTTGAGATGTGCAATTCGCTCCCAAACATCCAGTTTATAGTTGCCCGGACAGGGGATCGATGTcatcgtctttttttttttaagactcaCGTTAGGGCATAGGAAAGATTACCCAAACACTGTGCAGGCGTTTCCGACAACAGTTACCCCTGCAGCCTTGGCAGGATTGCATTGAGAGATGTGGCGACATTGTGGCAGGCTCTGATGCTCGAAGCcaccaacagaaaaaaaaaatcatttgttcTCGGGTAGTTCTCCATCTTTCTCTGCGTTTTCAGCTGCGGCAGCTGCAGCATTTGCAGCCTCGTCCAAGCCCATCTTCTGCAGCGCATTCGCGAAGCCATCCACATCCGCGGCAGCTATCTTGTATGGCGTATGGCTGGGACCTGGGAAACTCCGGGTTTCCACTTCCTGCTTGTACTCCGATAGAGCCTTGTTGATGACATGGCCGACATTTCCAAATTGTTTGCAGAATTTCGGTGTGACCTGCAGTAGAGCAGTAAGCGATTATACAAATTGTTCAGCTCGGCACAACTCACATCAAAGCAAAGCTGCTTACTGACATTGAAAGGATGGTGTCAAGTGTCATTTACCTTGGCATGGTGTGGATGTTGCATCATCCCTAACAAGTCATGGTAAACTAAGACCTGCATTACAAATATTTCGGCATGAGGGCTTCATAAAATTTGTATACTCGACAAGGTCTCGTAGCAGATTTTATTGAAGTTATTTATTCAAGGAAGCTAAAGGACAAAATTACACATGCATTGACAGAAATGATGCAAGAATCAGAATAGATACAACTGGCTTAATCTAAACTGTTGAGGAAAATGAACATATATCTGTAGAAGTGTGAACTGTGAAGTATACTGAATAACTGAACCTGTCCACTGCAGAATGGTCCAGCACCAATTCCAATGGTTGGGATTTGCAATGCTGATGTTGCAGCAGCTGCCACAGGAGCTGGCACACACTCCAACACAACCGAGAAGCAGCCAGCCTCCTGCAAGGCAAGTGCTGTCTCCACAACCTACACAAACAAGCAGAACAGCATGGGGCAAATCTATACATGAAGAAATAACATGAATCAGGCTAAGAGCCAAGTAACCAACAAAATCAAGAGAACCACACCTTCACAGCACTATCAACCGTCTTCCCTTGTGGTCGAAATCCACCAAGCACGCTAATAGCCTGCGGCGTGAGCCCAACATGCCCCATTACAGCGATTCCAGCCTCCACAATAGACTTAGCCGCACTGATTCTCGAGGGTGCACCTCCTTCCAGCTTGATTGCGTCCATGCCACCTTCTTTTAGCACCCTCACCGCAGAGTCAACAGCCTATTACGAATAAAGCATACACCATGAAAATCTCATGTCTCatatgtatgcatatgcatacatgTGAAATACTTAAAAGTATTTGGCAAGCTGATCTTTTGGGTTATTTTATACTGTTTTGAGCTGAAATTTCAGCATATGCTAGTGTTCTGAACGTAAGAAACAGAGCTCTACTGACAGTTCAAGTCTCGACTTCTCATGTGTCATCGAAAGGTGAACAAAATAACACAAGTACTACATATATTGTGTATAAAATAAACTTCATCTGATAGCAGAAACTTTGTGATAAGAATAACCAATATCAATCAAATTCCTTAGAACACATAAGATGCTAGCATCGCCAACCAAACACTATCTGCTTTTGTAATCACAAGGGGGTAAATTTGTGCCTTTATTGACATCCCCGTTGTACCAAACAGAAATAACATTGCAAGACAACCAAAATTTATTCATCCTGCATGAACTCGCATAGCTATTTTCCTAGTAGTAAACAcgaatagagaaaaaaaaagagttaaaaTAACGTCTATCAGATCAAAATTCAGATGTGGAACAAAATCAATCGGCAACGCGGCGGCATAGCATCGATGGGGTGAATGATGAGAGAGGCGCGTGTACCCGCGTGGAGGAGGACTCATAGCAACCGAAGGGGAGGTCGCCGACGAGGAGCGGCCTGGTGGCgccgcgggcgacggcgcggcagtgCTCGAGCATGACGTCGAGCGAGATGGGGAGCGTAGTGTCGTGGCCGTgcaccaccatggccgccgAGTCCCCGACGAGGCAGACGTCGATCCCGGCCGAGTCGACGTGCACCGCGGACGGGTAGTCGTAGGCCGTGACGACGGTGATGGGCTCCCCGCGTCGGTGCTTCCCGCGGAGCGTCGTCACTGtcacccgccgcgccgcccccgcccccgcccccgcccccgctcccgccgccgcccccacatCCTGCGGCCGCGGCCCGCCGTAGACGGCCGACTCCGGCACGTGGCTCagcggccgccgctgctgccgcgccAGGTGCCGGAACGCCCGccgcatcatcatcatcatcgccgcgtgaggcggcgccgcgccgcgccgcgcggcgagTGAGTGCGCGGTGCGCGTGTGGTGATTggtgcgaggcgaggcgaggcggcgagagagagagagagagcgacggggACAAGTGGGATGCCGAGAGGTTTTGGGTGGGGGTTTGGATTGGGACGGGTGACGACGAGTCACGAGTGAATATGTAGTTTCATTGGGCCGGTATTTGGTTTCAGGATATTTGGATTTTCAGCCCACCTAAACCTAACCGATGTGGATGGTttggaaataagttcacttgaggtccctcaGGTTGAGGCTTAGTTTGGGGCGGAAAAAAAAGATGTCCTCGAACCTCAATATGCAGTTTGATAAATATGTTGTTTTTAATACATTTAGCactaaatatgtatttttatgATATAATGTATCAAATCTAACGTTTTATGATAGTTTGATAAAAGAACATTTGTAGTTTAGTGAAATTTACTTATGTAGTTAACATGGTCTAGGCCATCAAAGTGAACATTCATTAAAGTCATTTTTtctaatatctttttttttgcgggatctaatataattttataaacatGCGACTATCTTATAAAAAAGTAGGAGCACTACTTTGCTACAAATTTTGCTGAACACATTCCAAAACCACAACAATAGCATACGATGAACTTATTACAGAATACATAATTATAACTTTGTCACCAATGGAATCTACTATCTGATAGGTTTGAGTGCACTCCCCATACATACTTCATGCATACAACACTCACGTTATACTTCCTAAAAAATAAGAAATCCCCATGCATCCATGGTCAAATACACCTAAAGAAGATCATAACACTTGATGGGTCTTCACTCTTCAGATTCAGATTCAGCTTCATTCAGCAAccaaatcatttatttattttgcgataaatcaaaccatattgCTATTCATCCATTGCTAGCTAGGAACAATCAAGCATAGACCTTGAGCTGCGGCGTTCCATTTATCTCTTTCTCATCTGTATATTCAACAGCATCGGCTGCAGCATCAGCAGCCACATTCAGGCCCTTCATCTTCAGCGCATTCAGAAAGGCATCAACATCTGTGGCAGCTAGTTTGTAGGGCGTGTGACTAGGACCCGGAAAAGACTGGGTTTCCACCTCTTGCTTGTACTTTGATAGAGCTCTGTTAATCACGTCCCCAATGTTACCATACTGTTTACAGAATTTTGGCGAGACCTGCAGATGTAGTCAGGTATAGAGTAAGAAGTTCAGTACTATGAGCTCAAAGAGCAAAATCGTAACGGGTAAAAAATGGTTTAGGTCGGATCAGTAAAAGAAGGTGGCATTTACCTTGGCATGACTTGTTTGGAACGTCCCTAACAAGTCGTGGTAGACTAAGACCTGCGGTAGAAATTCAAATATGTTGATATGAGActtaatgtttttctttttacttttatATTAAAACGAAACTTTGTACTGggtgtttaaaaaaaatgttgatatAAGTGTCTGAATTATAGTTTTCGTTGGGCCCTGTTCAGCAACACGACGCTGCAGCCGGCTATGGCGGTAGCTGTGCTGTAGCAGTAGCAACCGTATAAGCAGTGTGattttgtttataaaaaaaagcagTGTGATTTGTGCTGTTGATACTGTAGTTGCTACAGCTGTGCAACCGTATCAATGTCCTCCGAAGATGCCCATTATGCATAACCACGTAAGTGATTATTGGTAGATGTAgattctttttaataaaaaaaattgtgatattTTGTTAGTTGTTGTGCACCGAGAATATATACAAAGCTTGTGTACATATAATACGTTCCTCTTTTCGAAAACTTGAGAAAGTAAAGAATGGCAACCGGCTCTGCTCGAATAATGGACGAACCTGCCCGCTGCAGAATGGCCCGGCGCCGATGCCAATGGTCGGGATTGTCAGTgccgatgtcgccgccgccgccaccggagccgGCACGCACTCCAGCACGACAGCGAAGCAGCCGGCCTCCTGCAACgcgagcgccgcctccacgaCCTGCGTGTGCGCAATCAACCAGATCGATGATCAGTAGCTAGcacacgctcgccgccgcgccgtgccccgccgcgcgcgacgcGTTCACACGCACCTTGACGGCGCTCTCGACCGTCTTCCCCTGTGGCCGGAACCCGCCGAGCGCGCTGACGGACTGCGGCGTGAGCCCGATGTGCCCCATCACGGCGATCCCGGCGTCCACGATGGCCCTCGCCGCGCTGATCCTCGACGGCGCGCTCCCTTCCAGCTTGATCGAGTTCACGCCGCCTTCCTTCATCACCCTCACCGCCGAGCCGACAGCCTACGATACGTACGTGTCAGTTAATTTCAGTTCATGTGTGCTGCTCGTCGTCGAGCTAATCAGTGGCGTGGCGTCCGCGTCTAGAATCTAGATTTACCTGTGCGGTGGAGGCCTCGTAGCTGCCGAACGGGAGGTCGCCGACGAGGAACGTCctggccgcgccgcgcgccacggCGCGGCAGTGCTCGATCATGAGGtcgagggagatggggagggtGTTGTCGTGGCCGTGCGCGACCATGGCGGCGGAGTCGCCGACGAGGCAGATGTCGAACCCGGCGGCGTCGACGTGCACCCCGGACGGGTAGTCGTAGGCGGTCACCATGCTGATCGGCTCCCCGCGCCGGTGCTTCCCGCGGAGCGTCGCCAGCGTcacgcgccgcgccgcagcAGACGACGCCGCCTgctgtgcgccgccgccgccgccgtagatgGCCGGCTCCGCCGCCCCGTTGCTCATCGCCCGCCGCGCCACGAGCCtatgcggcggcgccggcggcgacccaCCCGTGCGCGTGCACCGTAGTTGGCGGGAGAGCGACGGGGCGACGACGCTGCTGCTTGGCGGGAACACGGCGGTGGTGTCCAGGAGAATTCTTGGGGTTAGGAGGCGGGAGAAAGACATGTCGGCTATTCGGGAGCCCGGATGCCTAGTGGGCTACTGGTAAGCTTAGGTCTTTGGATTTCAGCTGCAGTTTGGTGACCTTGATTTGCAAAGGCAcacgaatatatatatagcaaaagttCTCCTGGTCTAGAATGTGTCAATAATTTGAGCTCGCGTGATCCACGTCaagaaaactaaaattttatagAGGCGTGGGAAGTGCTGGGGTTATATGATGTCGAGGCCGTTCATTTTGCTgctctctccgttttatattataagtcgtttgaatttttttctagtcaaacttctttaagtttgatcaaatttatagaaaaatatagtattattttcaacataaaatagacatattaccaaactatattcaatattagatttaatgaaacagtttttatattttaaatgttgttaaatttttctataaacttgataaaacttaaaaaaaattagctagaaaaaagtcaaatgacttataatatgaaacagagtgAGTATTTACCAATCGACTAAAAGTTTCTGAAAAGTTAAATCGACTTTTAACCCTAGTGGAGGCATTGAGCCATCGTGCATGGTGTGCAGCTGAGGGGGAAGGAAAATGGAagacactactacaaaatggactttttctgACATACATTTTAAGTTTTCTTAAACAGCCAATGCTACCGCCAACGATCAATGGCCAGTGAAAGTATACCATTTTCGCTTATGGCCCTAGATACCATTATGATTTGAAAAAGATGATAGCTGGATGTGTTTGATCATTTAAATCGGGTCGGCAtcaaga
Proteins encoded in this window:
- the LOC127773463 gene encoding uncharacterized protein LOC127773463 isoform X1 encodes the protein MPRGRSTTTTTTSSSASNPFHAFASTLPFLPSPSPSPTSASPSPSPPAPHLAVPLILPITSSSSASAAAASPESNRGARMAAAASGGKAGGGGGLGKGGGPAFVGQVFTMLDPSGNGLMAVTTRFELPQFLASRTPMWFKRILSPLKKSENGPVFRFFMDLNDAVSYVKRLNVPSGMVGACRLDVAYEHFKEKPQMFQFVPSEKQVKAANKLLKSLPQRRRRKKLDGVPVFSAQNLNIAVATNDGIRWYTPYFFDKNLLDNILEASMDQHFHSMVQNRHTRRRRDIVDDSLTSEMMEESADSFLEPPEVQELMNEIGPVGIPLNVVTKAAEIQFLDVVDKMLLGNKWLRKATGIQPQFPYVVDSFEERTAAAIDRAATASSSFTASKDADCFQISKQPETLESDVDNSNRGKHENSNNGQSHFPFSNLLPNIWPGHDRSFKAQGRDRAFRRCDASINNDLQANPLLPKITMVGISMGEGGQMSKANLKKTMEDLTKELEQAGEKTIFSDEKDPLFVANVGDYSRITKISST
- the LOC127773463 gene encoding uncharacterized protein LOC127773463 isoform X2; the encoded protein is MPRGRSTTTTTTSSSASNPFHAFASTLPFLPSPSPSPTSASPSPSPPAPHLAVPLILPITSSSSASAAAASPESNRGARMAAAASGGKAGGGGGLGKGGGPAFVGQVFTMLDPSGNGLMAVTTRFELPQFLASRTPMWFKRILSPLKKSENGPVFRFFMDLNDAVSYVKRLNVPSGMVGACRLDVAYEHFKEKPQMFQFVPSEKQVKAANKLLKSLPQRRRRKKLDGVPVFSAQNLNIAVATNDGIRWYTPYFFDKNLLDNILEASMDQHFHSMVQNRHTRRRRDIVDDSLTSEMMEESADSFLEPPEVQELMNEIGPVGIPLNVVTKAAEIQFLDVVDKMLLGNKWLRKATGIQPQFPYVVDSFEERAATASSSFTASKDADCFQISKQPETLESDVDNSNRGKHENSNNGQSHFPFSNLLPNIWPGHDRSFKAQGRDRAFRRCDASINNDLQANPLLPKITMVGISMGEGGQMSKANLKKTMEDLTKELEQAGEKTIFSDEKDPLFVANVGDYSRITKISST
- the LOC127773479 gene encoding 3-methyl-2-oxobutanoate hydroxymethyltransferase 1, mitochondrial; the encoded protein is MMMMMRRAFRHLARQQRRPLSHVPESAVYGGPRPQDVGAAAGAGAGAGAGAARRVTVTTLRGKHRRGEPITVVTAYDYPSAVHVDSAGIDVCLVGDSAAMVVHGHDTTLPISLDVMLEHCRAVARGATRPLLVGDLPFGCYESSSTRAVDSAVRVLKEGGMDAIKLEGGAPSRISAAKSIVEAGIAVMGHVGLTPQAISVLGGFRPQGKTVDSAVKVVETALALQEAGCFSVVLECVPAPVAAAATSALQIPTIGIGAGPFCSGQVLVYHDLLGMMQHPHHAKVTPKFCKQFGNVGHVINKALSEYKQEVETRSFPGPSHTPYKIAAADVDGFANALQKMGLDEAANAAAAAAENAEKDGELPENK
- the LOC127759819 gene encoding 3-methyl-2-oxobutanoate hydroxymethyltransferase 2, mitochondrial → MSFSRLLTPRILLDTTAVFPPSSSVVAPSLSRQLRCTRTGGSPPAPPHRLVARRAMSNGAAEPAIYGGGGGAQQAASSAAARRVTLATLRGKHRRGEPISMVTAYDYPSGVHVDAAGFDICLVGDSAAMVAHGHDNTLPISLDLMIEHCRAVARGAARTFLVGDLPFGSYEASTAQAVGSAVRVMKEGGVNSIKLEGSAPSRISAARAIVDAGIAVMGHIGLTPQSVSALGGFRPQGKTVESAVKVVEAALALQEAGCFAVVLECVPAPVAAAATSALTIPTIGIGAGPFCSGQVLVYHDLLGTFQTSHAKVSPKFCKQYGNIGDVINRALSKYKQEVETQSFPGPSHTPYKLAATDVDAFLNALKMKGLNVAADAAADAVEYTDEKEINGTPQLKVYA